The Actinomadura sp. WMMB 499 genome includes a window with the following:
- a CDS encoding Rrf2 family transcriptional regulator: protein MSEGVEWAVHCCLLLAWLDEDGPVPTARIAAGYELPRPYLNKQLQALVRAGIVTSTPGARGGFRLARPLERITMMDVVTAIEGPEPAFQCTEIRRRGAGAEAPESLFRAPCAVDAAMRKAELAWRKALAAQTLADVDTAATRGNPDLPGQVRAWYDRN from the coding sequence ATGAGCGAGGGAGTCGAGTGGGCGGTGCACTGCTGCCTGCTGCTCGCCTGGCTGGACGAGGACGGGCCGGTGCCGACCGCCCGGATCGCCGCCGGCTACGAACTCCCCCGCCCGTACCTGAACAAGCAGCTCCAGGCCCTGGTCAGGGCCGGCATCGTCACCTCGACACCGGGCGCGCGCGGCGGGTTCCGGCTCGCGCGCCCGCTGGAGCGGATCACGATGATGGACGTCGTCACCGCGATCGAGGGCCCGGAACCGGCGTTCCAGTGCACCGAGATCCGGCGGCGCGGCGCCGGCGCGGAGGCGCCCGAGTCGCTCTTCCGCGCGCCCTGCGCCGTCGACGCCGCCATGCGGAAGGCCGAACTGGCCTGGCGCAAGGCGCTGGCGGCGCAGACCCTCGCCGACGTGGACACGGCGGCGACGCGCGGCAACCCGGACCTCCCCGGCCAGGTCCGCGCCTGGTACGACCGCAACTGA
- a CDS encoding carboxymuconolactone decarboxylase family protein — MDARMDNLPAVAAGGFKAMLSLEGFIAKSPVPDSTLELVRIRASQINGCGFCVDMHARDAKKAGETDERLWSIAAWRESPYFTDEERAALALTEAATRIADNPAGVPSDVWDEAADAYDEESLAALVMAIAAINAWNRVNVTTRKIAGTPIG; from the coding sequence ATGGACGCACGCATGGACAACCTGCCCGCCGTCGCCGCCGGAGGCTTCAAGGCGATGCTGAGCCTGGAGGGCTTCATCGCGAAGAGCCCCGTCCCGGACAGCACCCTCGAGCTCGTCCGGATCCGCGCCAGCCAGATCAACGGCTGCGGGTTCTGCGTCGACATGCACGCCCGCGACGCCAAGAAGGCGGGCGAGACCGACGAGCGCCTCTGGTCGATCGCCGCGTGGCGCGAGTCGCCGTACTTCACCGACGAGGAGCGCGCCGCCCTCGCCCTCACCGAGGCCGCCACCCGGATCGCCGACAACCCGGCGGGCGTGCCGTCCGACGTGTGGGACGAGGCCGCCGACGCCTACGACGAGGAGAGCCTCGCGGCCCTGGTCATGGCCATCGCGGCGATCAATGCCTGGAACCGCGTCAACGTCACGACCCGCAAGATCGCCGGGACCCCGATCGGCTGA
- a CDS encoding cell wall metabolism sensor histidine kinase WalK: MFGGSAVPGRERLDRWRRRAFLSVRGRATMVTVAVAGLFLALLAVLVLLLARDSLTNRTEDTARRTTERVAFDLLGGTPPADALAPRRDEAPLVQVVAADGRVVAANPRGARRPPLGGPAVADGELLAEGRSCGPAEYRCVRYFGIRLPETPVGRNVTVIAAEPVPLLGQIWPLPLFLALLLGGLLGLIGWWTWRTIGQAFVPVDRIRAGMSEFTVRGLAHRVPVPNTGGEIQDLAETVNSTLERLDEAMDRERRFISDASHDLRNPIAGLRTRLEVALELDEPDDCRDTLRAALRDTERLNDIVVDLLELSRLDSRAPVPAERIDLADLARREVERRTSGTPACTRLEPGVAVTANPVRIARVIGNLLGNAERHADSRIEVTVARDGGDAVLRVADDGAGVPADARERVFERFARLADSRRRDPQGTGLGLPIAREIAEIYGGTLRIVDAPEAGAPGGAHFEMRLPLAEPPPDG; encoded by the coding sequence ATGTTCGGGGGGTCGGCCGTGCCGGGACGCGAACGGCTCGACCGCTGGCGCCGCCGCGCGTTCCTCTCGGTGCGCGGCCGCGCGACGATGGTCACCGTCGCAGTCGCCGGGCTGTTCCTGGCGCTGCTGGCCGTCCTGGTGCTCCTCCTCGCCCGCGACTCGCTGACGAACCGGACCGAGGACACCGCGCGGCGCACCACCGAACGCGTCGCCTTCGACCTGCTCGGCGGCACGCCCCCGGCCGACGCCCTCGCACCCCGCCGGGACGAGGCGCCGCTGGTCCAGGTCGTCGCCGCGGACGGACGCGTCGTCGCCGCCAACCCGCGCGGCGCCCGGAGGCCCCCGCTGGGCGGGCCCGCCGTCGCGGACGGCGAGCTGCTCGCCGAAGGACGGAGCTGCGGGCCGGCCGAATACCGCTGCGTGCGCTACTTCGGCATCCGGCTCCCCGAAACGCCGGTGGGCCGGAACGTCACGGTGATCGCCGCCGAACCCGTGCCGCTGCTCGGGCAGATCTGGCCGCTGCCCCTCTTCCTCGCGCTCCTGCTGGGCGGGCTGCTCGGCCTGATCGGCTGGTGGACGTGGCGCACGATCGGGCAGGCGTTCGTCCCCGTCGACCGCATCCGCGCCGGGATGTCGGAATTCACCGTCCGCGGCCTCGCCCACCGCGTCCCCGTCCCGAACACCGGCGGCGAGATCCAGGACCTCGCCGAGACCGTCAACAGCACCCTCGAACGGCTCGACGAGGCGATGGACCGCGAGCGGCGGTTCATCTCCGACGCGTCCCACGACCTCCGCAACCCCATCGCCGGTCTCCGGACCCGCCTGGAGGTCGCCCTCGAACTGGACGAGCCGGACGACTGCCGCGACACGCTCCGCGCCGCGCTCCGCGACACCGAACGGCTCAACGACATCGTCGTCGACCTGCTCGAGCTGTCCCGTCTCGACTCCCGCGCGCCCGTCCCCGCCGAACGGATCGACCTCGCCGACCTCGCCCGCCGGGAGGTGGAGCGCCGCACGTCCGGCACCCCCGCCTGCACGCGGCTCGAACCGGGCGTCGCCGTCACGGCGAACCCCGTCCGGATCGCCCGCGTCATCGGCAACCTGCTCGGCAACGCCGAACGGCACGCGGACTCCCGCATCGAGGTGACCGTCGCGCGCGACGGCGGCGACGCCGTCCTGCGGGTCGCCGACGACGGCGCGGGCGTCCCGGCGGACGCCCGCGAGCGCGTCTTCGAACGCTTCGCCCGGCTCGCCGACTCCCGCCGCCGCGACCCCCAGGGCACCGGCCTCGGCCTCCCCATCGCCCGCGAGATCGCCGAGATCTACGGCGGCACGCTCCGGATCGTCGACGCCCCCGAGGCGGGCGCGCCGGGCGGGGCCCACTTCGAGATGCGCCTGCCCCTGGCGGAGCCGCCCCCGGACGGTTGA
- a CDS encoding NAD(P)-dependent oxidoreductase yields MKAPVTVVGLGPMGSAMAATFLRNGHPTTVWNRTASKAAPLVEQGATLAATPGEALAASELVVISQTDYKAMYDSLDGADMKGRVLVNLSSGSPDELRRAADWATGNGAELLTGGVMTPPPGIGQPGSYVMYSGSEATLDRHRETLRELGDATYLGADVGLSNLYYQAQLNLFCSTLIAYMHSIAMLESAGVTAEQFRPFATETVTSLGSDGPMGFLRIMAEEIDANTFPGGENSLYMMAVGADHIVETAEAAGIDTLGPRAMRDLFWRTVNAGHGADGFSSIITAIRKS; encoded by the coding sequence ATGAAGGCTCCGGTGACGGTCGTCGGCCTCGGGCCGATGGGCAGCGCGATGGCGGCCACGTTCCTGAGGAACGGCCACCCGACCACCGTGTGGAACCGGACCGCGTCCAAGGCCGCGCCCTTGGTCGAGCAGGGGGCGACCCTTGCCGCGACCCCGGGCGAGGCGCTCGCCGCGTCCGAACTCGTGGTCATCAGCCAGACCGACTACAAGGCGATGTACGACTCGCTGGACGGCGCGGACATGAAGGGCCGCGTCCTGGTGAACCTCAGCTCCGGCAGCCCGGACGAGCTGCGCCGCGCGGCCGACTGGGCGACCGGCAACGGCGCCGAACTCCTCACGGGCGGCGTCATGACGCCCCCGCCCGGAATCGGGCAGCCCGGCTCCTACGTCATGTACAGCGGCTCGGAGGCGACCCTGGACCGGCACAGGGAGACCCTGCGCGAGCTGGGCGACGCCACCTACCTCGGTGCCGACGTCGGGCTGTCGAACCTGTACTACCAGGCGCAGCTCAACCTGTTCTGCTCGACGCTCATCGCGTACATGCACTCGATCGCGATGCTGGAATCGGCGGGCGTGACCGCCGAGCAGTTCCGCCCGTTCGCCACCGAGACCGTCACCTCGCTCGGTTCGGACGGGCCGATGGGGTTCCTGCGGATCATGGCCGAGGAGATCGACGCGAACACCTTCCCCGGCGGGGAGAACAGCCTGTACATGATGGCGGTCGGCGCCGACCACATCGTCGAGACCGCCGAGGCCGCCGGCATCGACACGCTGGGCCCGCGCGCCATGCGCGACCTGTTCTGGCGCACCGTCAACGCCGGTCACGGCGCCGATGGCTTCAGCAGCATCATCACGGCGATCCGCAAGTCCTGA
- a CDS encoding GlxA family transcriptional regulator: MRVAFVIYEDFQVLDLTGPHEVFDHAGGYDLRVVGPAAGPVRSSGGLAVHAAHGVADLPPDGVDTLVVAGGRGVDAARADAALTGWVAAAARHARRVASVCSGAFLLGAAGLLDGRRVTTHWAREEQLRREHPEADVDCDPIFVRDGRLWTSAGVTAGIDLALALVEDDRGRDAAHAAARELVMFLRRPGGQSQFSVPLWSRQPESDPIRAAVAAIQADPGARHSIGDLAERAGLSTRHLQRRFTAELGAPPAAYVERVRVEAARRALEEGGEPVESLARRLGFGTGETLRRVFHRRLGVAPADYRNRFRGTREDA, translated from the coding sequence ATGCGCGTCGCGTTCGTGATCTACGAGGACTTCCAGGTGCTCGACCTGACCGGCCCCCACGAGGTCTTCGACCACGCGGGCGGCTACGACCTGCGGGTCGTGGGGCCCGCGGCCGGGCCCGTCCGGTCCAGCGGCGGGCTCGCGGTGCACGCCGCGCACGGGGTCGCCGACCTGCCGCCGGACGGCGTCGACACGCTCGTGGTCGCGGGCGGCCGGGGCGTGGACGCGGCGCGCGCGGACGCCGCGCTCACCGGCTGGGTCGCGGCGGCGGCGCGGCACGCGCGGCGCGTGGCGTCGGTGTGCAGCGGCGCGTTCCTCCTGGGCGCCGCCGGGCTCCTGGACGGGCGCCGCGTCACGACGCACTGGGCGCGCGAGGAGCAGCTGCGCCGCGAGCACCCGGAGGCGGACGTCGACTGCGACCCGATCTTCGTGCGGGACGGGCGGCTGTGGACGTCCGCCGGGGTCACGGCCGGGATCGACCTGGCGCTCGCCCTGGTGGAGGACGACCGCGGCCGGGACGCGGCGCACGCGGCGGCCCGCGAGCTGGTGATGTTCCTGCGGCGGCCCGGGGGCCAGTCGCAGTTCAGCGTCCCGCTGTGGTCGCGGCAGCCGGAGAGCGATCCGATCCGCGCGGCGGTCGCGGCGATCCAGGCCGATCCGGGCGCGCGGCACTCGATCGGGGATCTGGCGGAGCGCGCCGGGCTGAGCACCCGGCACCTGCAGCGCCGCTTCACCGCCGAGCTGGGCGCCCCGCCCGCCGCGTACGTCGAGCGGGTGCGGGTGGAGGCCGCGCGGCGCGCGCTCGAGGAGGGCGGCGAGCCGGTCGAGAGCCTGGCGCGCCGCCTCGGCTTCGGGACGGGCGAGACGCTCCGCCGGGTGTTCCACCGGCGGCTGGGCGTCGCCCCGGCCGACTACCGCAACAGGTTCAGAGGAACGAGGGAGGACGCATGA
- a CDS encoding erythromycin esterase family protein: MTSEKTVAGWIAGAARPVRAGTADGPRTDLEPLRDAARDAAVVAVATATRGAHEQFVLQDRAFRFLVEELGFRTLALEEDWTTGLRLDAYARTGRDDPAEALRDAWLPWQTAEILDALRWIRSFNERHPDDPVRIIGLDFHATREAAYDAVEEHVRRGAPGRAAELAGLLAPLRPSGPIDEHVARYRALPDKQPLIERAERALALVRSLPVDPLAVRHAQAIADFHHLHAMPVLDIERVEARFAESILWWHEQTGAKVVYWGGTAHASAGEAVLNGELARGKASRDAAPGPGPTRTNAGGRLRRRLGARFVPIGLTFDHGAVHGGVSVPSPPAAFGDAVLGTAGPPHYLLDLREARTRTDGVGAWLRAPAPVRVIGPGYRPGDDAGHNVQGGAPGTLFDVLIHSQEVTPARPLP; the protein is encoded by the coding sequence ATGACCAGCGAGAAGACCGTGGCCGGCTGGATCGCCGGCGCCGCCCGGCCCGTCCGCGCCGGCACCGCGGACGGGCCGCGCACCGACCTCGAACCGCTCCGCGACGCCGCGCGCGACGCCGCCGTCGTCGCCGTGGCGACCGCCACGCGCGGCGCGCACGAACAGTTCGTCCTGCAGGACCGCGCCTTCCGGTTCCTCGTCGAGGAGCTCGGGTTCCGCACCCTCGCGCTCGAAGAGGACTGGACGACCGGCCTCCGGCTCGACGCCTACGCCCGCACCGGCCGCGACGACCCCGCCGAGGCGCTCCGGGACGCGTGGCTGCCCTGGCAGACGGCCGAGATCCTGGACGCGCTGCGGTGGATCAGGTCGTTCAACGAGCGGCACCCGGACGACCCCGTCCGGATCATCGGGCTCGACTTCCACGCGACCCGCGAGGCGGCCTACGACGCCGTCGAGGAGCACGTGCGGCGCGGCGCGCCCGGCCGGGCCGCCGAACTGGCCGGACTGCTCGCCCCGCTGCGCCCGTCCGGGCCGATCGACGAGCACGTCGCGCGATACCGGGCGCTTCCGGACAAGCAACCGCTCATCGAGCGCGCCGAACGGGCGCTCGCGCTCGTCCGGTCCCTGCCGGTCGACCCGCTCGCGGTCCGGCACGCGCAGGCGATCGCCGATTTCCACCACCTGCACGCCATGCCCGTCCTCGACATCGAGCGCGTCGAGGCCCGGTTCGCGGAGAGCATCCTCTGGTGGCACGAGCAGACCGGCGCCAAGGTCGTCTACTGGGGCGGCACCGCGCACGCGTCCGCCGGTGAGGCGGTGCTGAACGGCGAACTAGCGCGGGGCAAGGCGAGCCGCGACGCCGCCCCGGGCCCCGGCCCGACCCGGACGAACGCGGGCGGCCGCCTGCGCCGCCGCCTCGGCGCCCGGTTCGTCCCGATCGGGCTGACCTTCGACCACGGCGCCGTGCACGGCGGCGTGAGCGTCCCGTCCCCGCCCGCCGCGTTCGGGGACGCGGTCCTCGGCACCGCCGGTCCGCCGCACTACCTCCTCGACCTGCGTGAAGCCCGCACCCGGACGGACGGCGTCGGCGCGTGGCTGCGCGCCCCCGCGCCCGTCCGCGTGATCGGCCCCGGCTACCGGCCCGGCGACGACGCGGGGCACAACGTGCAGGGCGGAGCGCCCGGCACGCTGTTCGACGTCCTCATCCACTCCCAGGAGGTGACGCCCGCGCGCCCCCTGCCCTAG
- a CDS encoding BTAD domain-containing putative transcriptional regulator: MRFGVLGPLTVWTDDGTPHGVPETKVRAVLAALLVEPGRTVSADRLIDALWEDRPPRNPAGTLQARVSQLRKVLDGAEPGARALVATRPSGYALAAGPDAVDAGRFAALLVRARDTADPLARSRLLGEALGLWRGPAFADFADAEFVRPAIVELEERRLAALEEHAETRLELGEHAALAAELAGPVAREPLRERLRAAHLRALHRAGRRGEALTGYHELRERLAGELGVDPSPELAELYQEILDDRPAEPVRPRPAVRLPVPLDELIGRDAAVARARDALREHRLVTLTGAGGVGKTRLAVETAGRAAADHPDGVWFVELAPLRPRTAADVAGPVARTLGLRDEPADPGAGIVDRLADALRGRRALLVLDNCEHAAEPVAELVARLLAGAPGLRILATSREPLGVPGERLRIVPPLDLPGTGSDPDGLRRYGAVRLFVARASAAAPGFALDAATAPWVASICRRLDGVPLALELAATRVRALGVRELAAALDDRFRVLGGARRGPERQRTLRATIDWSWGLLDGDERAALRRLAVHAGGCTAEAAAEVSGADLDVLARLVDRSLVARGADGRYRLLESIAAYGLERLREAGEEGELRLRHARHLVDLAERAAGGLRGPEQAEWLGRLDAEAAGFRAALEHAPPDLALRLVNALAWHWFLRGRFGEARSAFADVLASAPSAPSGPERPERPERREAETWLAAMTMASGESTDADELRRTALERYKATDGPGEFARAKALWLLSRVHWAYGDMTVAHERVNEALAVFRARADRWHTAAALATRAMLAIGRGSVASMRADAAASLEIFDALGDPWGRLEATDVLAQHAEITGDYAAAARLLRAGLRLAEDLGMWPEASFRLAGLGRVALLDGALDEARDLHERALCTATRHAARSAEEFAELGLGLVARARGEPDAAEAHLRAPLAWLRDIGGTAGIAFVHAQLGFIAEERGDADAALALHTESLAAARTTGDPRAVALALEGRAGARSLAGAHGEAVRLLREAAALRASSGAPLPPGERREVDRIAGRITDALGVSPFDGNIPERTSR, from the coding sequence ATGCGCTTCGGGGTGTTGGGCCCGCTCACCGTGTGGACGGACGACGGGACGCCCCACGGGGTCCCGGAGACGAAGGTCCGTGCCGTCCTCGCGGCGCTGCTGGTCGAGCCCGGCCGGACGGTCTCGGCCGACCGGCTGATCGACGCGCTGTGGGAGGACCGGCCGCCCCGCAACCCGGCCGGGACGCTGCAGGCGCGCGTGTCGCAGCTCCGGAAGGTCCTGGACGGCGCCGAACCGGGCGCGCGGGCGCTCGTCGCGACGCGTCCGTCCGGGTACGCGCTGGCCGCCGGGCCGGACGCGGTCGACGCGGGACGGTTCGCGGCGCTGCTCGTCCGGGCCCGCGACACCGCCGATCCGCTCGCCCGGTCGCGGCTGCTCGGCGAGGCGCTCGGGCTGTGGCGGGGGCCCGCGTTCGCCGACTTCGCCGACGCGGAGTTCGTCCGGCCCGCGATCGTGGAGCTGGAGGAGCGCCGGCTCGCGGCGCTGGAGGAGCACGCGGAGACGCGGCTGGAGCTGGGCGAGCACGCGGCGCTCGCGGCGGAGCTGGCCGGGCCGGTGGCGCGCGAGCCGCTGCGGGAGCGGCTGCGGGCGGCGCACCTGCGCGCCCTGCACCGGGCCGGGCGGCGCGGTGAGGCCCTGACCGGCTACCACGAGCTGCGCGAGCGGCTCGCCGGCGAGCTGGGCGTCGATCCGAGCCCCGAACTGGCGGAGCTGTACCAGGAGATCCTCGACGACCGTCCCGCCGAGCCGGTGCGCCCGCGCCCGGCCGTCCGGCTGCCGGTGCCGCTGGACGAGCTGATCGGACGGGACGCGGCGGTGGCGCGGGCCCGCGACGCGCTGCGCGAGCACCGCCTCGTGACGCTGACCGGGGCGGGCGGCGTGGGGAAGACGCGGCTGGCGGTGGAGACGGCCGGGCGGGCGGCGGCCGACCATCCGGACGGCGTGTGGTTCGTGGAGCTGGCGCCGCTGCGGCCGCGCACGGCGGCGGACGTCGCCGGGCCGGTCGCGCGCACGCTGGGCCTGCGGGACGAACCGGCCGATCCGGGCGCGGGGATCGTGGACCGGCTCGCCGACGCCCTGCGCGGGCGGCGCGCGCTGCTCGTCCTCGACAACTGCGAGCACGCCGCCGAACCGGTCGCCGAGCTGGTGGCGCGGCTGCTGGCGGGGGCGCCCGGGCTGCGGATCCTCGCGACCTCGCGCGAGCCGCTCGGCGTGCCGGGCGAGCGGCTGCGGATCGTCCCGCCGCTGGACCTGCCCGGCACCGGGAGCGACCCGGACGGGCTGCGCCGGTACGGGGCGGTCCGGCTGTTCGTCGCGCGGGCGTCGGCGGCGGCGCCGGGGTTCGCGCTGGACGCGGCGACGGCGCCGTGGGTCGCGTCGATCTGCCGGCGGCTGGACGGCGTCCCGCTGGCGCTCGAGCTGGCGGCGACGCGCGTCCGCGCGCTCGGGGTGCGGGAGCTGGCGGCGGCGCTGGACGACCGGTTCCGGGTGCTGGGCGGCGCCCGGCGGGGACCGGAGCGGCAGCGCACGCTGCGCGCGACGATCGACTGGAGCTGGGGGCTGCTCGACGGGGACGAGCGCGCGGCGCTGCGGCGGCTCGCGGTGCACGCGGGCGGCTGCACGGCGGAGGCGGCGGCGGAGGTGTCCGGCGCGGATCTCGACGTGCTCGCCCGGCTGGTGGACCGGTCGCTCGTCGCGCGGGGCGCGGACGGCCGGTACCGGCTGCTGGAGTCGATCGCCGCGTACGGGCTGGAGCGGCTCCGGGAGGCGGGCGAGGAGGGCGAGCTGCGGCTGCGGCACGCCCGCCACCTGGTGGACCTCGCGGAGCGGGCGGCGGGCGGGCTGCGCGGCCCGGAGCAGGCGGAGTGGCTCGGACGGCTCGACGCGGAGGCCGCCGGGTTCCGCGCGGCCCTGGAGCACGCCCCGCCGGACCTCGCGCTGCGGCTCGTCAACGCGCTGGCCTGGCACTGGTTCCTGCGCGGACGCTTCGGCGAGGCCCGGTCCGCGTTCGCGGACGTCCTGGCGTCGGCGCCCTCGGCGCCCTCGGGGCCGGAGCGGCCGGAGCGGCCGGAGCGGCGGGAGGCGGAGACGTGGCTGGCCGCGATGACGATGGCGTCCGGCGAGAGCACCGACGCCGACGAGCTGCGACGCACCGCCCTGGAGCGCTACAAGGCCACCGACGGGCCGGGCGAGTTCGCCAGGGCGAAGGCGCTGTGGCTCTTGAGCCGCGTGCACTGGGCCTACGGCGACATGACGGTGGCCCATGAACGCGTGAACGAGGCCCTGGCCGTCTTCCGCGCGCGCGCCGACCGCTGGCACACGGCCGCCGCGCTCGCGACGCGGGCCATGCTGGCGATCGGGCGCGGGAGCGTCGCGTCCATGCGGGCCGACGCCGCCGCGAGCCTGGAGATCTTCGACGCGCTCGGCGACCCGTGGGGACGGCTCGAGGCGACGGACGTGCTCGCCCAGCACGCCGAGATCACCGGCGACTACGCGGCGGCGGCGCGGCTGCTGCGGGCCGGGCTGCGGCTCGCCGAGGATCTCGGGATGTGGCCGGAGGCGTCGTTCCGGCTCGCCGGGCTGGGCCGCGTCGCGCTCCTGGACGGCGCCCTCGACGAGGCCCGCGACCTGCACGAGCGCGCCCTGTGCACGGCGACGCGGCACGCGGCGAGGTCCGCCGAGGAGTTCGCCGAGCTGGGGCTCGGTCTGGTCGCACGGGCGCGCGGCGAGCCCGACGCCGCCGAGGCGCACCTGCGCGCGCCCCTCGCCTGGCTGCGCGACATCGGCGGGACGGCCGGGATCGCGTTCGTGCACGCCCAGCTCGGCTTCATCGCCGAGGAGCGCGGCGACGCGGACGCCGCGCTGGCGCTGCACACCGAGAGCCTGGCCGCCGCCCGGACGACCGGCGACCCGCGCGCGGTCGCGCTCGCGCTGGAGGGCCGGGCCGGGGCGCGCTCCCTCGCGGGCGCGCACGGCGAGGCGGTGCGGCTGCTGCGCGAGGCCGCCGCGCTGCGCGCGTCGTCCGGGGCGCCGCTGCCGCCGGGCGAGCGGCGCGAAGTCGACCGGATAGCCGGGAGGATCACCGACGCTCTCGGCGTTTCCCCATTTGACGGAAACATCCCCGAGAGGACGTCCCGATGA
- a CDS encoding VOC family protein has product MSILLDHIIVPSTNKRESAEFLAGVLGLEAGAQTGPFVPVRTGNGVTLDFMDSSDFRWQHCAFLVPDEEFDAIFARIKESGTRYYANPDKSGEGQINTRDGGRGVYFDDPSGHAMEILTVPYGGWS; this is encoded by the coding sequence GTGTCCATCCTGCTGGACCACATCATCGTCCCGTCCACGAACAAGCGGGAGTCGGCCGAGTTCCTCGCCGGCGTTCTCGGCCTGGAGGCCGGCGCGCAGACCGGCCCGTTCGTCCCCGTCCGGACCGGCAACGGGGTGACGCTCGACTTCATGGACTCGTCCGACTTCCGCTGGCAGCACTGCGCGTTCCTGGTGCCGGACGAGGAGTTCGACGCCATCTTCGCGCGCATCAAGGAGTCGGGGACCCGCTACTACGCCAATCCGGACAAGAGCGGCGAGGGGCAGATCAACACCCGGGACGGCGGCCGGGGCGTGTACTTCGACGACCCGAGCGGCCACGCCATGGAGATCCTCACCGTCCCGTACGGGGGCTGGAGCTGA
- a CDS encoding arylamine N-acetyltransferase has translation MSTEDLGLGWRGGALDLPAYLKRIGLYTGADAGTDAGTGAALPPTEETLRALHRAHVTSIPFENLEIMLGRPIEVDLETVQAKLVGRPRGGYCFEHSGLFAAALERLGFEVTGLLGRVMMGAEKLRPPTHGILHVRLPGQDPDEPGWLADVGFGGGPLEPLRFRDGEEDDQDGWGYRLRRGTAGGAAGGWELHQTTPGGWLRRHIFPMNEAFRVDFEALNFYVYAHPRSPFTMRPFVQRFLPESHRVLDGTAETLTRPDGSVETREHAPAALPDVLASDFAITLEGGDPERLVAWLEERA, from the coding sequence ATGAGCACGGAAGACCTCGGCCTCGGCTGGCGCGGCGGCGCGCTCGACCTGCCCGCCTACCTGAAGCGGATCGGCCTCTACACCGGCGCCGACGCCGGCACCGACGCCGGCACCGGCGCCGCGCTCCCGCCGACGGAGGAGACGCTGCGCGCCCTGCACCGCGCGCACGTCACGTCCATCCCGTTCGAGAACCTGGAGATCATGCTCGGCCGCCCGATCGAGGTCGATCTGGAGACCGTCCAGGCGAAGCTGGTCGGCCGGCCGCGCGGCGGCTACTGCTTCGAGCACAGCGGCCTGTTCGCGGCGGCGCTGGAACGGCTCGGGTTCGAGGTCACCGGGCTGCTCGGCCGCGTGATGATGGGCGCGGAGAAGCTCCGCCCGCCCACGCACGGGATCCTGCACGTCCGCCTCCCCGGCCAGGACCCGGACGAACCGGGCTGGCTCGCCGACGTGGGGTTCGGCGGCGGGCCGCTGGAGCCGCTGCGCTTCCGCGACGGCGAGGAGGACGACCAGGACGGCTGGGGCTACCGCCTCCGGCGGGGCACGGCCGGCGGCGCGGCGGGCGGCTGGGAGCTGCACCAGACCACGCCCGGCGGCTGGCTGCGGCGGCACATCTTCCCCATGAACGAGGCCTTCCGGGTCGACTTCGAGGCGCTCAACTTCTACGTGTACGCGCACCCGCGCTCCCCGTTCACGATGCGGCCGTTCGTCCAGCGGTTCCTGCCCGAGTCGCACCGCGTGCTGGACGGGACGGCCGAGACGCTGACGCGTCCGGACGGGTCCGTCGAGACCCGCGAGCACGCACCGGCCGCGCTTCCGGACGTCCTGGCCTCGGACTTCGCGATCACGCTGGAGGGCGGCGACCCGGAACGGCTCGTCGCGTGGCTCGAGGAACGGGCCTGA